In Burkholderia sp. PAMC 26561, the following are encoded in one genomic region:
- a CDS encoding alpha/beta hydrolase produces MIQSDTSNVRLFVRNKRRDDVKHFPSQKILLFVSGSTYPASTSFDLRLDGVSWMDQLAAKGYDTYLVDVRGYGRSDCPAEMSQPAEQNPPAVRTSIAVRDVGAAVAYVQARTGAMRINLIGWSWGSTLMASYTAENNDRVHKLTLLAPQWLREGPSMADSGGPLGAYRVVQRTAARARWLNGVPEHARGTLLPTAWFNTWADATFTEPTPGDTNGATQLRAPNGTVLDSREYWAAGKALYNPAEIRVPVLIVHADWDRDCPIEMSRTVFSKLTNAPYRRWVEIGEGTHSVLMEKNRWQVFAAVQAFLDEQAPV; encoded by the coding sequence ATGATTCAAAGTGACACCAGTAACGTTCGGCTGTTCGTGCGTAATAAGCGGCGCGATGATGTGAAACACTTCCCCAGTCAGAAGATCCTACTCTTTGTGTCGGGATCAACCTACCCGGCCTCGACCTCGTTCGACTTACGTCTCGATGGCGTCTCGTGGATGGACCAACTTGCCGCAAAAGGCTATGACACGTATCTGGTCGACGTGCGCGGCTATGGCCGCTCGGACTGCCCGGCGGAGATGAGCCAACCGGCTGAACAGAACCCGCCGGCGGTACGTACATCGATAGCAGTGCGCGACGTAGGCGCTGCTGTGGCTTATGTTCAGGCGCGCACCGGGGCGATGCGGATTAACCTGATTGGCTGGTCGTGGGGAAGCACGCTAATGGCGAGCTATACCGCAGAGAACAACGACCGTGTCCATAAACTGACGCTGCTTGCTCCTCAGTGGCTGCGTGAGGGACCTAGCATGGCCGACAGCGGTGGTCCGCTGGGGGCCTATCGCGTGGTTCAGCGGACTGCAGCGCGCGCGCGCTGGCTAAACGGGGTACCTGAGCACGCGCGTGGGACCTTGCTGCCCACTGCGTGGTTTAACACTTGGGCCGACGCCACTTTCACCGAGCCCACGCCTGGTGACACGAACGGGGCGACCCAACTGCGGGCGCCGAATGGCACGGTGTTAGACAGCCGTGAGTACTGGGCTGCCGGCAAGGCCCTTTATAACCCTGCGGAGATTAGAGTGCCAGTCCTGATTGTGCATGCCGATTGGGATCGTGATTGCCCAATCGAGATGTCACGCACTGTGTTTTCCAAGCTCACTAACGCACCCTACAGGCGTTGGGTGGAGATTGGCGAGGGCACCCACTCGGTATTGATGGAAAAAAACCGCTGGCAAGTGTTCGCTGCGGTGCAGGCGTTCTTAGACGAACAAGCACCCGTTTGA
- a CDS encoding LysR family transcriptional regulator, with protein MRGNLGLNERRLRYFYETVSRGSLRAAADFLDVEPSVVSRQIQQLEIELACKLLERRGRGVVPTESAALVLDHCRERRASEETLLARLAELKGLQRGEIRIVAGEGFLEELGTVLRGEFCQKYPKINVTLEQVSGHEVVRMVSDDEAHIGIAYCAPQDSTIRVLKTRKQPVCLIAWPGHPLALHSGPLSLRDVLPYQVALMSESFGLRKLVGAAEFAEKIEFVPILTTNSLAMLKNHVQARLGVTFMSARAVANEVAAGELVALPVENAIFKSAEIQLIVRADRIFSAALQRLHRVLQEMSFFRNE; from the coding sequence ATGCGCGGCAATTTAGGTTTAAATGAGCGGCGGCTGCGCTATTTTTATGAAACTGTGTCACGGGGGTCGCTTCGCGCAGCGGCAGATTTTCTAGACGTCGAGCCTTCTGTTGTCAGCCGGCAAATCCAGCAACTCGAAATCGAACTAGCCTGCAAGTTGCTCGAACGCCGCGGACGCGGTGTGGTACCAACGGAATCCGCAGCGCTGGTGCTCGATCACTGTCGCGAGCGCCGTGCGAGCGAAGAAACCTTGCTAGCGCGCCTTGCCGAACTGAAAGGATTGCAGCGCGGGGAGATCCGCATCGTGGCCGGCGAGGGTTTCCTTGAAGAGCTTGGTACGGTTTTACGCGGCGAGTTTTGCCAAAAGTATCCAAAGATCAACGTGACGCTGGAGCAGGTCAGCGGCCATGAGGTGGTCCGCATGGTATCGGACGACGAAGCTCATATCGGCATCGCGTATTGCGCGCCGCAGGACTCCACCATTCGCGTATTGAAGACGCGTAAGCAACCGGTTTGCCTAATAGCGTGGCCCGGTCACCCTCTCGCGTTGCATTCGGGTCCGTTAAGCCTGAGGGACGTATTGCCTTACCAGGTAGCGCTGATGTCCGAGAGCTTCGGCTTGCGCAAACTGGTCGGGGCCGCGGAGTTCGCGGAGAAGATAGAGTTCGTCCCTATCTTAACGACGAATTCCCTGGCCATGCTGAAGAACCACGTGCAAGCCCGGCTGGGTGTGACGTTCATGTCGGCGCGCGCTGTGGCAAACGAAGTGGCGGCTGGAGAATTGGTTGCGCTACCGGTAGAGAACGCGATCTTTAAATCTGCCGAAATCCAGTTAATAGTGCGGGCCGACCGGATCTTTTCCGCCGCGTTACAACGGCTGCATAGGGTGCTTCAGGAGATGAGTTTCTTCCGTAACGAGTGA
- a CDS encoding porin — MVRTRRISNVVRAAAALIMVGASHAQAQSSVTLYGIISTSLQYASNSGGNRQYALASGTYQLPRWGLLGREDLGGRLAAVFRLENGFSITNGSLSQGGRMFGRYAYVGLSDARLGTVTLGRQPDEMSTQMSFSESGNTFGSIGTHIGDNDNMYLTVRLNNSARYMSPSWRGLSFAAQYAFSNADNFAQNRAYSGGTTYQNGPLKMAVAMTEMSGPALAANANGAVDSSNYGLSSPFVKSLNEAAVLQQRIIGAGATYALGTVLFNANYTDVLFNYADASSLRLENAELGISKRLTPALLVGAAYLYTWGKYSTDIKPHYQQVNIGLDYALSVKTDLFAAAIFQRAGGSASYAQIYSLSRSSSHSQTALESGIRVRF; from the coding sequence ATGGTTCGTACACGACGTATAAGTAACGTGGTTCGAGCGGCTGCAGCGCTGATTATGGTGGGTGCCAGTCATGCACAAGCTCAAAGTAGCGTTACCCTCTACGGTATCATTTCGACCAGCCTGCAGTACGCGAGTAACTCGGGCGGCAACCGGCAGTATGCACTTGCGAGTGGCACCTATCAGCTGCCGCGTTGGGGCTTGTTGGGCCGCGAAGACTTGGGGGGGAGGCTTGCAGCGGTGTTTCGGTTGGAGAACGGTTTTTCAATAACAAATGGTAGCCTCAGTCAGGGCGGCCGAATGTTTGGTCGTTACGCATATGTGGGTTTGTCCGACGCGCGACTGGGTACAGTTACACTAGGCCGCCAGCCAGATGAGATGTCCACACAGATGTCATTTTCGGAGTCCGGCAATACGTTTGGCTCAATAGGTACGCACATCGGCGACAACGACAATATGTATCTCACGGTGCGCCTGAATAACTCCGCACGTTATATGAGTCCGAGCTGGCGCGGCTTGTCGTTTGCTGCGCAATATGCCTTTTCGAACGCTGATAACTTCGCACAAAACCGTGCATACAGTGGCGGGACAACCTATCAGAACGGACCGCTCAAGATGGCGGTGGCAATGACCGAAATGAGTGGGCCGGCGCTGGCCGCAAACGCCAATGGTGCGGTGGACTCTTCAAATTACGGTCTCTCCTCGCCGTTCGTAAAAAGCTTGAACGAGGCCGCAGTGTTACAGCAGCGGATCATTGGCGCCGGCGCGACATATGCACTTGGTACGGTGCTGTTCAACGCCAATTACACCGACGTATTGTTCAATTATGCCGACGCGTCTTCCCTGCGGCTTGAGAACGCCGAACTTGGGATTTCCAAGCGCCTTACCCCCGCTTTGCTGGTTGGCGCGGCCTACTTGTACACATGGGGCAAGTATTCAACTGATATTAAGCCACACTATCAACAAGTCAACATCGGCCTAGATTATGCGCTGAGCGTCAAAACCGATCTATTTGCCGCAGCGATATTTCAGCGAGCTGGGGGATCGGCGTCGTATGCGCAGATCTACAGTCTGTCGCGCTCATCATCACATAGCCAAACAGCTTTGGAATCTGGCATCCGAGTGCGCTTCTAG
- a CDS encoding MFS transporter translates to MESFKAPLVPACDIRDALAAIYRRISWRILPFLLSCYVLAYLDRVNISFAKLQMQQQLGMSDAVYGLGAGVFFLGYMLFEVPSNLLLARVGARKTISRIMVMWGLTSACTIFVHDTGTFYILRFLLGVFEAGFAPGMIFYLTYWYPESRRARVMAVVLMAGPVAGIVGGPLSTWIMTVCAGLHGLAGWQWLFLLEGSPCILLGAAALVFLDDTPQQARWLSDEDKAHVTQDIGQSARPGVHSSFGAALKDGRVYLMAFSYFCLICGLYTISFWLPTLLRTAGVKDALLLGRYAALPYLVTVAAVPVFARRSDRLRERCLHSALPAIAGALSLIAAAYMTRSLIGSIISMTVATTCIYAAYVVFWAIPTAYLKGAAAAGGIALINSMGLLGGFISPVLIGWLKTLTGSLQIGLIVMATLLVVGAISILLNRLPRVVPRAS, encoded by the coding sequence ATGGAGAGTTTCAAGGCACCACTGGTGCCGGCGTGCGATATCCGTGACGCGCTCGCTGCGATCTACCGTAGGATTAGCTGGCGGATTTTGCCGTTTCTCCTGTCCTGCTATGTGTTGGCATACCTCGACCGCGTAAACATTAGTTTCGCCAAGCTGCAGATGCAGCAACAACTTGGCATGAGCGACGCTGTGTATGGCTTGGGTGCTGGCGTCTTTTTCCTCGGCTATATGTTGTTCGAAGTGCCGAGCAACCTGCTGCTCGCCAGAGTTGGCGCCCGCAAGACAATTAGCCGGATCATGGTGATGTGGGGGCTGACATCGGCCTGCACGATATTCGTCCACGACACGGGTACCTTCTATATCCTGCGTTTCTTGCTCGGTGTGTTTGAAGCCGGCTTCGCACCGGGCATGATTTTCTATCTAACTTACTGGTATCCGGAGTCGCGCCGCGCCCGCGTCATGGCAGTGGTGCTGATGGCCGGCCCGGTCGCCGGGATCGTCGGCGGACCGCTTTCAACATGGATCATGACCGTCTGCGCGGGCTTGCATGGATTGGCTGGTTGGCAATGGCTGTTTTTGCTGGAAGGCTCACCGTGCATTCTGCTCGGCGCCGCTGCGCTGGTTTTTCTCGACGATACCCCGCAGCAGGCGCGCTGGCTGTCGGATGAGGACAAAGCCCACGTCACGCAAGACATCGGGCAGTCGGCACGTCCGGGTGTGCATAGCAGCTTCGGCGCCGCGCTCAAGGATGGTCGCGTTTACCTGATGGCATTCAGCTATTTCTGCTTGATTTGCGGCCTGTACACAATCAGTTTCTGGCTGCCGACGTTGTTGAGGACGGCTGGAGTCAAGGATGCGCTCTTGCTTGGTCGCTATGCTGCTTTGCCCTATCTGGTGACGGTGGCGGCCGTACCGGTGTTTGCACGCCGATCCGACCGGCTCCGGGAGCGGTGCCTGCATAGCGCGCTGCCCGCGATCGCGGGGGCACTAAGCTTGATCGCCGCGGCGTACATGACGCGTAGCCTCATCGGATCAATCATCAGCATGACGGTTGCGACAACCTGCATTTACGCTGCCTATGTGGTGTTCTGGGCGATACCGACGGCATATCTAAAGGGCGCTGCCGCAGCTGGCGGCATCGCACTCATCAACAGCATGGGACTACTTGGTGGCTTTATCAGTCCAGTGTTGATCGGCTGGCTCAAGACGCTCACCGGTTCACTGCAGATCGGGTTGATTGTGATGGCCACGCTTCTAGTGGTGGGCGCGATTTCGATCCTGCTAAACCGCTTGCCACGAGTGGTTCCGAGGGCCAGCTAA